In the genome of Streptomyces sp. P3, the window CCCCCTGGACCGAACTGGTGACGCTGTTCTTCCTCGCCTCGGTCCTGGTCCTCATGTACGCCGACGGCGGCGCCGGACGCACCACCGTGCTGTGCCTGCCGCTGATCGCCGCGGCCCTGGTCGCCGGGTGGTACGCCATCCGCCGCAACCTCGCCCGCACCTCCTCCGAGGCCGACGCGTGATCCCTTCGCCGGCCGCCGACCACCCACCAGTGATGCAGGCAGTGATGTACAGCAGTTCCCTCGCCGACGCCCCCGTGATCCGCGAACCCCTCCACGCGCCCGTCGCCCACCTGGTCCGCGGCGGGGTGACGGAGGGCGTCCACTACGGCTCCGTCGTCGTCCTCGGCGCCGGCGGCGCCGTCGAGCTCCAGCTCGGCGACGTCGAGGCCGCCTTCTACCCGCGCTCGGCGCTCAAGCCGGTCCAGGCCGTCGCCATGGTCCGGGCCGGGCTGCCGCTCGACGGAGAGCTCCTCTCGCTCGCGGCGGCCAGCCACTCCGGCGAGGAACGCCACCTCGCCGGGACCCGGCGCATCCTCGAACTGGCGGGCGTCACGGAGGACGACCTGCGCAACGTCGAGGACCTGCCGTACGACCCGGCGGTCCGCGACAACTGGATACGCGAGGGCCGCGAGCCCTCCCGCCTGGCCCAGAACTGCTCCGGCAAACACGCCGCCATGCTCTACACCTGCAAGCTCAACGACTGGTCCCTCGACGGCTACCTCGACCCGGCGCACCCGCTCCAGCAGGCGATCGCCGAGATCGTCGAGGACCTCACCGGGCAGCGCATCGCCCGGGTCACCGTCGACGGCTGTGGCGCACCCCTGTTCTCCGTCTCCCTGCACGGCCTCGCCCGGGCCGTCTCCCGCGTCACCGCCTCCGCGCCCGGCACCCCCGAGGCACGCGTGGCCGACGCGATGCGCGCCCACGCCGAGATGGCCTCCGGGGCCGGCCGGGACGTCGCGGCCCTGATGCACGCCGTGCCCGGACTGCTCGCCAAGGACGGCTTCGAGGGCGTCGAGGTCGCCGCGCTCCCCGACGGCCGCGCCGTCGCCGTCAAGATCTCCGACGGCGCGAACCGCGCCCGGGTCCCGGTCACCGCGGCCGC includes:
- a CDS encoding asparaginase: MYSSSLADAPVIREPLHAPVAHLVRGGVTEGVHYGSVVVLGAGGAVELQLGDVEAAFYPRSALKPVQAVAMVRAGLPLDGELLSLAAASHSGEERHLAGTRRILELAGVTEDDLRNVEDLPYDPAVRDNWIREGREPSRLAQNCSGKHAAMLYTCKLNDWSLDGYLDPAHPLQQAIAEIVEDLTGQRIARVTVDGCGAPLFSVSLHGLARAVSRVTASAPGTPEARVADAMRAHAEMASGAGRDVAALMHAVPGLLAKDGFEGVEVAALPDGRAVAVKISDGANRARVPVTAAALVRAGVDPRVLTGFAGEPLLGGGEPVGRLRPVRALDPVTVRACA